A segment of the Lineus longissimus chromosome 11, tnLinLong1.2, whole genome shotgun sequence genome:
AAATTAACTCATGCTTACAGCAAAAATGGCATTTTGTAATCCAAATGGAATGGGCGTAAGTCTTGATAGTATCACAACTTTGAATCCTTGTGGACCTTGGACCAGTCTTGTAAAAGCTGTAAAATTTTTACTCTTAATTCGATTGTATACCCAGtttgaaaaacactttttgatAACAAAGTGGGCAATAAGTAAACCACTTATTGCCGAGATCATCACGATTAGCTGTCCACAGACTATGCTATACAAGTATCCAGCAGCAACGTTGAGCAAAATGTAGCCCCACATGAATGGGAACGAGACTGTCGTGAACAGGATGATAAAAATCAGGGTGCTGACGATCACATGTTGGTCCTCTAGTATCGAGAGAATATCCTTAACGTAGTTTCGGCAGACAAGAAGCGTAAAACACATCAATGAGAAGATGAAAATGGACGTCAGAGTATAGCGTAGACAGAGGGGGCACCATTTTCCTCTGTTTACAAGAACGCTGTTGTCCTCTGACGTTTCTGAGAGTAAATCCATCCTCGGTTGACCTGAAAATGGAAAGCAGATGGAATCATGACATTAGAACTTACATTAATTTTCAGTGTCATAATTTGGGACACGGACACTAGACCAAGTTAACGCAACGGAAGACAGTGGACACAAGACAATAGTCTCAATAGAATAGATTTTTACAGTCGAAGTCAGTAGCCTAAGCACGATAAATCTAAAGCAAAACAATAATAACCTTTGCATTGGCTTGATTTCTAAGACTATAAACAAGAGCATGTAGAGCAACACACGATTGTTCAGTTCACATGGTTCACAAACATTCCACAAATTCTGTGttattaaaaatatttttccgaTAAACCTCTCTGAACTAATTCCACAATGACCGTGGTGTAAGCTTTGTTCAGAACGTCTAAGTAGGACCGGTTCCACTCGTACCGGGGATAAAAGAATATCGGCTGTGACTAAACCTGTCTCCATCATGTTCATATAGTTTTCACCACCATCAGTGAAGTTCGTGGGCGCGGAACTTTatcataatatgtaaagagcaagctctagtgaactcacacaactgtttgacatgggggagccccccccccccaacccccgtccttctgacatatttagccagtacatcgggggatgagtcccccaaaccccctcccccgttctctgaaagtgacaggttttagccagtacatttgGGGAAGGccccctaacccccccccccattggactctaaaaatagaattccttggagacgctgaaccataaggccccataaagaaatagtcctcGCCCACTACTAATGCTAACTTTATtatagcctaccttttaaggcaTTATGGCAAAcgtccatctccaatcacatcaacgtATGTttgatcaaacacccacacagggtctcctaattatcatgatcattatacCAGTGTATACATaatcaaataataacatgtcgccttcttttcggtgaaaccgagactgaattattcacattgtatTCAACTGTGTTCATTTCGCAgtaaattcattagttaccaacatatgccttagagggggcagaatggtattgtttagacaagaagcctctccaacagcctcaaagaatattggatagaacgtcactgtactgggtcccagtaataaatattgccataaagacatatgatattgttctgggacttatgtaagatcagttctctccgccaaacccaagactgaagaataaacaccttgtgtttataggctaacaaatgcaaacacttccaaatggaccccctacaagagaagagtggctcttcttctctccgactttgacaccctatacgaacatatcaatagatcagccagcggtccttggtgtcgccgcgtgggtttcgtccagtgaaattgtttgcaaaggtcagggaaccacgatctgacatccataacgagcgtatccccttttcatgccagttatagtcgggtgctacaccacagtcgggatagtggccgccaaatgaatggttgttgaattcaAAACTGTTAAAACTGTTCACGTCAACTTACATATAATTTGaaaaaccttcatgaattcaatggagatttccacatcacaggatagaaccGAAGTGATGGCATCACGaagatttaacatgatcacttccataCTTACCATCATGACTTGAACGTGCGCCTTTAAGTTttttgagcaaatggtatttgattcgggatagcaattaaaattgccgttgaacttgtacatgaagtacagtgatgtacataattcacatatgtctgacttgaaatttccaactgcgcagttcattcccgccttgataacatgactatttctacaataaaaaccctttgaaaccaatccATACTTTcatcaggaatagatactgtgcttgccttctgctgcagccgttttgatttgtttcggaaaatttgaaggtatttttacgtttgaaatcggagaaagtgttcccgctatgttctccgcagctcacacaccaaccgactggcgttcaaatcaaccgcgaccgatcatgaccaaagacaatacatttgacgtcacaGCGTTCGGGCACTTATACTCCTCTACCCCTTGAGCCAGGCCGGCTAGCAGTTATCTGCTCACGAGAGTCTTTTGTTCAGTCAATGGATCATTATGAGAGGCATTGTCcaaaatatgacaggcattgtcaaaatgtgggcttggctttagcatacatacttgtacgtGTACGTTTGCCCAACTGTGGAAATGCATAAGGAAGGCTCCGTAAGCCAAAggacgatgtaaatgcattttttatcaacgatttttttatcatttccccaattcctccTACAACCACGTATAAAAGATGGTTCAGCGTCGCGTAAATCAATTTgcagatagaggacttgatgactcgacagacactggtactttgtagttcgtcgttcttagggcgctcagtttcgaaacctgcaaacattcgaaacagaatacaattgccaactttgatagcatgatatccGACTTGGTTCGGTCGGGTCGCTTAATGggcaatcggggggggggggggggggggggggttgttccaTAAGAGAGACAATGTTCCAATCCAAGTTAACTTTCGACGCATTCACTTTCAGACCAGATCCAGCGACACTAATCGGCAGCGCGGAGAGCCACGGCTCTGTTGGACAATTTTAGTGGGAGTTTACCTGAGGTAGCGAGAAAAAAACACCTTTGCATTTCGTAGTGCATTTCGCAATTTAGCATTACGAACGAGAAATTAGCTCTTCATGCAACATCGTGATCAGTTGATGACCAGATGATTCATTGATTGATAGTTGTGTTGCCAGCTGTCAACTTAACTACTGCTATATTAAGCGTTGATATTACACCCGATTTCAGTTAGAAAACTTGTTAGGATGAATCCCATAAGGAACTGTTCACGAAAGTAACAATGGCTTATCGGCCACTCCATGGGAAAAATTCGATTTTGGCTGCTGTTGTTCTGGTAACTTTCACTCTCCTTGGTGGACTTGGTGAACCAGCAAAGCAAAATGGTCAATCACCTCCACCACCCAAACCGGCGCAAGGTGTCAAACCTTTGGTGGTGAACCCTGCCGTGAAGGCCAATGGACCAAAGCCTACAACGAGTTCAGTGATTTCGCAAACTCTCGACTTCATCCCTCATCAAGACAACGACACATTGAAGTGAGTATTCTGACAAACCTCCAGGCCAAAATGGTCTATTTTGAAGAAGTTAATTTGGCCgttgggcgctgaccagtcgTGCGTTTCGCCTGAACAAAGGTTACACTTGCAGTTTATGAATATATTGTTCGCAATCAGCTTGGGCCTTCTGTTCTGGCGTGTTCTGAATATGtgggcatttgttttgtttgggctctggtttgtctttgtcgaAATCGTCTGTCAGAGTTGGAGAATATATTGAGGAACTTCTAAATTTCATTTGCTACTTATGATTCAAATGAGAACTTCTGATTCTAGGTCTGACGCAAATCATACTACTACCACAACAACTGTGCCAACCACTCCAGACAAGCAGGATGTAGACCTACCAGAAAAGGGGTCTTTGGAGGATGAACATCACTACAGCATGACAATATTCTTCATATTGCTGGTTCTTGGTAGGTGGAGAATCATGATTTTCTTGTCCTGCGTTCAGCACTGTCCGCCAGGTTAAAAGTCTTCAAAATGGTGTCTAATAATCATAACAGAAATATGCAGGTCATTCGACACTTCCCCGtaacattttatgaaatttgtgtACGATAAGGCTTTGATGTGAAAtgatgtgaaattttaaggaaaTGTGTCAAATGATATTGATAGTGCTTTTATGAGTATTAGAACTAAATTTCATTTTAATGCGTTTAAACCTGACTTTAAATCTGGTGGATGCTGATGGATGTTATTTAGTATCTAGAGTAACCACTTTTAACTGATTTAGATAGTGATAGATGGTATCCTCAGCCAAAGTGTAGACGGAGAGAAATTCTGCTGTTCCAGTATTCTTCCgaggtcgggggggggggggcggaaaCGGAAAGAAAAGTGGCGCTGAATTTGCTGAAATGGTTACAAAAACAGCATGGCTGTATTTTTTCTCTGTGTTTAAAATTGCCACTTTAGACAAGGAGTGGTTAAAAAATGTGTCTGAATGAAAAAGGCTTTGACCTCTGCAATTTCgtggttttttttcagttgCTCTTGTCTTGTATCAGTCCAAGCTGCAGCTGGGAGTGCCCAGTGCACCTGTCCCTCTTTGGTGACAGTCATTAGTATAGTTGCATTATCATGGACGGTGAATTATGCAAATCTGTGTCAGGATGAAATTAATATGATCAAACAGGTGTGATCATGCCTGCATTTGTAATCAGCATTTTCAAAGGTTCATGTGACCTGATACCGGACAAATTGAAACAGATGTGACATGGGATCAAAAGTTTAGACAGATGTGAGAAACACAAGACTGGACATTGGGCACGAAATTGTGACAGATGACGGATGTGATATTGGACATGGACATTGAGACAGATGGGACACGGGATTGGACATTGAGGTGGATGGGGAATGGGATAGGACATCAAGAGAGATATGACTTCATGTCAGgtcaggaaaaagaaaaaaagaaatgtaagGCCTTGTATACAAGTATAACGCTTTATGCCGTTCAAGTACTTGAAatctttgagaatttttttgttGCTTTCTCGTCACTGTTGGTGAAAAGTGGCTGTCTAAGATTTCATGTTTTACAGTATGCCAAGCACAGGTGTTAACGAAAGTGGAACAGCACAAATACTTAAAATCTGACCTAAAAAGTCCTCATTTGGcacacattttgaaatttgaaattcatgGATTATCCATAATGGTTATTTTATGCATCCACCCTGTGACATACTTTCATTTCCATCCCTGGTAGCATGTGACAGGGGCACCCCAACCATGTGTAAATGTCATGTTCCTTGAGAACTTAAGAGTTTCTATTGGATGGCAGAAATGGGGACAAAAAAGATTTCAATCATGCATTTCAATCGTGTCCTATACCAGACAGGATGCAGCCTGATATGCCCTGGTACATGTGGTAGAAGCAACCTGAATAATTGAATTATCTGACTGGAATTACAATTTTTGGACCATCTTGACACGGTTACACTTCATGGTTAGGAGGAAGCATTATCCTGGGGTGACATTTTACTGCTGGACCCTCAAGAGGTAAATGTGACACCCAGGGATTGGGCCAGTCACACTCACAGCAGAAAATACCTGAGGATTCTCCCTTTCATGATCTATGCAGTGCAAGTGGAGACATCGAGAATTGCCGCTCCATTGACTATTATTGCCTACTAGTTCCAGGGTTTTAAAGCTGGCTTAGTCATTGttaagggggagggggggggcttcATCTGGAGCCTACATGTTAGAATGATCAATACCGAAAGCACTTTGACCAAATTGCCTGCCGTCATATTATTTGTAACAGCTGTGCAGGATCATACCTGAAGCTAGATAGAGCTGATGAATTTCATCTTGAAAAAGACAACATCGGCTTAACATATACATTAACTTGCAATATAATAGGTTGACAATTACGGCACAGTTGAGATGAAATGAAAACACTCCTATTGTATTCAACTCTCCCCGTCCCAGGTGTTACTTTAAATGAAATTAACTTTGAAGATGTACTGACAGATAAATGTCGATTCAATTACGACAACAGGATTATAGTTTGCCCTGTTCCATTCATGAATATTTCCATTAAATGACATGATCAAGTCAGGCGATTTTAAAAATGATCAAAATTATTCCGTGATGTGCATATTCGATAATTTTCTGTGCAGGAAGTAAGATTATgaattatttttaaaatgaacCACCCATGTCCTCTGTCAGGGATGCCTTTTTCTTCTTGAGTCATGCCAGCCTTAATTTTTGTTGTCATCGGTGAGTACCAGGACAAATACAGTGCAACCAGCCTTATAACCAATATGCTAATCTCAACCAAGTTCCATTGTCTCTTTCAGCAATCTCTAATATGGTAACCCATATACTGATTTCCATTGTCTCTTTCAGCAATTTCAATATGGTAACCCATATGCTGATGTCAACCAAGTTCCCTTGCCTTGTCTCTAGACTCTTTCAGCAATCTCTGATATTGTAACCCATATGCTGATCCCAACCAAGTTCAATTTTCTCTTTAAAACATGTTTGGAAGTAACCTGTGTCGTGTCAACCCATGCTTATCTAAATTAAGTTCCTTTATCTTTTCAGCAATATGTATCATGGTGACCCATATGCTGATTTCAACCAAGTTCCATTATTTGCCAGAGAGTATTGCCATTATACTTGTGGGTAAGCACATTCTTTTGTCACTCAACAAAACAGCTTGCATCGTACATCCAGTTCAGAAATAGTCAAATCTCTAAATAGTGGATTTTTTTAACAAGAAATTGCTGAAATATTCATGAAAAG
Coding sequences within it:
- the LOC135496300 gene encoding transmembrane protein 64-like produces the protein MDLLSETSEDNSVLVNRGKWCPLCLRYTLTSIFIFSLMCFTLLVCRNYVKDILSILEDQHVIVSTLIFIILFTTVSFPFMWGYILLNVAAGYLYSIVCGQLIVMISAISGLLIAHFVIKKCFSNWVYNRIKSKNFTAFTRLVQGPQGFKVVILSRLTPIPFGLQNAIFALTNITWWKYVATSVVGLFPTQLLNTYIGTTLRSMEDVLTDDTHTTTGYIVFTTQLIITFLLTVYVSRRAKRELDKTVEEFGSDVENGTCLSKSPAVDGNYNSKDLSTLKTTMPLGQVSNGFHVSQSQGYCVESENGEKVI